ACGGCGAGACCTTCGATGTGCCAGTTGCGGATCATGGTTTCCCAGGCGGTCGGCTCGTTGAAGCAGCCGATCTCGCGGATGGATTCCACGGTCCGGGCGAGCTGGGTGGTGGTGGCGACGTAGCAGCACAGGATGCCGCCGGGGACGAGGGCCTTGGAGACGGCCTCCAGGCATTCCCAGGGGGCGAGCATGTCGAGGATGACGCGGTCGACGTCGGTGTCGGACAGGTTGTCCTGGAGGTCGCCGACGGTGAGCTGCCAGGCGGGGTGGGGGCCGCCGAAGTAGCGCTCCACGTTCTGCTGGGCGATCTCGGCGAAGTCCTCGCGGCGCTCGTAGGAGTGCAGCATGCCCTGGTCGCCGATGGCGCGCAGCAGGAAGCTGCTGAGCGAGCCGGAGCCGACGCCGGCTTCCACGACGCGGGCGCCGGGGAAGATGTCGGCGAAGGCGAGGATCTGCCCCGCGTCCTTGGGGTAGACGACGGCTGCCCCGCGGGGCATGGACAGGACGTAGTCGGGGAGCAGGGGGCGCAGCGCGAGGTAGGCGACGTTGCCGGTGGTGCGGACAACGCTGCCCTCGGGAGCGCCGATCAGTTCGTCGTGCGGGAAGGAGCCCTTGTGGGTGTGGAAGTTCTTCCCGGCTTCGAGCGTGAACGTGTAGTGGCGGCCCTTGGGGTCGGTCAGCTGTACCTGGTCCCCGACCTTGAAGGGCCCGCGCCTGCGGGCGGCACCGGTCGGTTCGGACATGTGACCAGCGTACCGGTTCCCTGCGGGGGGCTTGGCCAACGAAGGGGGTGGGGGCAGCGCTGGGTCGAGCAGTGCCGGTCGTATGTGGCTGAGCGCGCAGTTCCCCGCGCCCCTTTGGGGCGCTTCGGTACGGGGCGTTATGCAGCGGGTCTTGCCATGGCCTGGACGAAGGCCCGCTCCACGTCTGCCGCGGACAGGACGCCGTAGATCTCGCCGGTTTCCTCTACGACGAGGTACTCGGTGGCCGGGGTGGCTCGCAGGACGTCGAGGAGTTCTTCTCCGGACAGTTCGGCGGAGACACGCATGCCGTCGGTGAGGTCCTGGGCGAGGCCGCTGACGGCGACCCAGGGGCGGCGGTGTTCGGGTACGCCGACGATGGCGGACTCGCGGACGAGGGAGAGGGGGTTGCCATGGGCGTCCACGACGACGAGGGCGCGGGCTCCGGCGGCGTTGGCGCGGCGCAGGGCTTCGGAGAGGGGGGTGTCGGTCTGGACGGGTACGGCGCGGCGGGTGAGGGTGCGGGCGCGTAGTTCGGGGAGGTGTTCGCGCAGGCGGGCCATGCGCAGGCTGTTGCCGGCGCCGGTCCAGATGATCGCGGCGAGGATGGCGGCGAGCAGGGCGTCGGTGACGGTGTCCATGCCGCCGGCGTCGGTGTTGTCGCCACCGAGGGCGCCGGACTGGTTGAGCAGGGGCAGGCCGATGAGGACGGCGACGGCGAGGGCGCGGCCGACCCAGGCGGCGGCGACGGTGCCGCTCATGGGTTTGCCGGTGATTTTCCAGACGACGGCGCGGAGCATGCGGCCGCCGTCGAGGGGCAGGCCGGGGAGGAGGTTGAAGATCGCCACGATGAGGTTGGAGATCATCAGGCCGGCCAGCAGGACGCCGGGGACGGTGCCGGGTTCGACGGGTTTCATGGCCAGGTAGAACAGGCCGGCGAGGATGAGGGAGAGGAGTGGGCCTACGAAGGCCAGGACGAACTCGCGGCCCGGGGTCTCGGCTTCCTTCTCGATCTCGGAGACGCCGCCGAAGAACTGCAGCTGGATGCGGCGGACGGGGAGTTTGAAGCGGATCGCGGCGACCGTGTGGGCCAGTTCGTGGACCAGGACGGAGGCGTAGAAGGCGACGGCGAAGAACAGGGAGACCAGATAGCGGGCGGCGCCGAGCCCGGGCAGCACGCGGTCGAGCTGGCCGCCGAAGACCCAGGTGATCAGTGCGGCGACGAGGAACCAGCTGGGCGCGACGTACACCGGCACGCCGAAGGGCCGGCCCATGAGGATGCCGCCACCGGGTTCCTTGGGCCGCGGCTGCGGCGGCTCGCCCTTGGCGATCCCGGAGTGCGCGAGGGAGCGATGCTCGCCGTGCGGGTCGCGGGGGCCGGGGGCCGGGGTGTCGGTGCCGGGGGTGTCGTCCTTGGTGTCTTTGGCCGCGTCGGGGTCGAAGCGGCTGCCGGTGTCGGTCGTCGTGGCGTCGGTGGCGTTGGCCTCTGTGCCGCTGGTGGGGTTCTCGGCGGCCGCGCCGGTGCCGGTGTTGCCGGCGTCCTCAGGGGTGCCGGTTGCGGCCTGGACAGGGGGCGCTGCGGCCGGTCCGCTGGTCGGCTCCCCGGTGACCTCGGCGTCGGACGGGTCGGACGGGTCTCGGTCCGTGGTGTCCTCGTGGGGAGCCGCGCCAGGCGTGCGGGGCTGGGGCTCCGGGCCGGGATCGTGGGTGAGGCCGGTCGTCGGGGCCGTTGGACCTGCGGGGTGCTGGGCCGGCTCGTCTTTGCCGGACCGCGGCTGCCCGCTCCCGCCGCTCACGTCCACGGTGTCCCCTCGTTCGAAGCGTCTTCCGTACCTGCCGGACGGAAGGGTCTCTGGTCGATGGTATGCGGCCGTGGTGACGCGTTTCGCCCCGGCACCCCTTGTGTTTGCCCCGCTGTCCTACGGTCGAACACGGGCGGCGGCTGGGTCACTGTCAGTGGCGGGCCGTAAGGTCTGTGGGCATGGACAGCAGTATCGAGGACGCGGGAGCCCCGGCGGGCAGCGCCGAGCAGACGGGACCGGCCGAGGCGCCGCAGCAGACGCCCACGACGGCTGCGCCGGCGACGGCCGCGGAGCCGGTGCCCAGCCCCTCGATACCTGCGGTGGCGGCCGAGGAAATCCCAGCGACTGAGAAGGCGCTCCCCGGGACCGAGACGCCTCCCGCTGCCGCGGCACCCGCCGTGCCCGGTGCCGAGCGGGCCGCCGTCCCGCCCACCTCGCTCTCTCCTTCCCGGGCCGGCGATTTCATGCAGTGCCCGTTGCTGTACCGGTTCAGAGTGATCGACCGGCTGCCGGAGAAGCCGAGCGCGGTGGCGACCCGGGGCACGCTGGTGCACGCGGTGCTGGAGCGGCTGTTCGACGCGCCCGCCGCGGAGCGGACCGCGCCGCGGGCCAAGGCGCTGGTCCCGGGACAGTGGGACCGGCTGCGGGAGAGCCGGCCGGAGGTCACGGAGCTGTTCGCGGACGACCCGGACGGGGAGCGGCTGGCGGGGTGGCTGGCGGAGGCCGAGCGGCTCGTGGAGCGCTGGTTCACGCTGGAGGATCCGACGCGGCTGGAGCCGGCCGAGCGGGAGCTGTTCGTGGAGACCGAGCTGGAGTCGGGGCTGCGGCTGCGCGGGATCATCGACCGGGTGGACGTGGCGCCGACCGGTGAGGTGCGGATCGTCGACTACAAGACGGGGAAGGCGCCGAGGCCGGAGTACTCCGAGGGCGCGCTGTTCCAGATGAAGTTCTACGCCCTGGTCGTGTGGCGGTTGAAGCGGGTGGTCCCGCGCCGGCTCCAGCTGGTGTATCTGGGCAGCGGGGATGTGCTGACGTACGACCCGGTGCTCGCCGATCTCGAGCGGGTCGAGCGCAAGCTGCACGCGCTGTGGGAGGCGATCGAGCGGGCCACGCAGACAGGTGAGTGGCGGCCCCGGCCGACCAAGCTGTGCGGCTGGTGCGACCATCAGGCGCACTGCCCGGAGTTCGGCGGCACTCCCCCGGCGTATCCGCTGCCGGTGAGGGCGGCCGAGTCCGGGCGCGTGGAGCAGGGCAGAATGGGCCCGGACTAGCGAAGGAGTGTCACGTGGCCATCCGTGTCCTACTGGTCGACGACCAGCCCCTGCTGCGTACGGGTTTCCGGATGATCCTGGAGGCCGAGCAGGACATCGCGGTCGTGGGCGAGGCCGGTGACGGTCTGCAGGCCCTCGATCAGGTGCGGGCCCTGCAGCCGGACGTGGTGTTGATGGACATCCGCATGCCGCGGATGGACGGGGTGGAGGCGACCCGGCAGATCACCGGTCCCGACCGGTCCGGCCCGGCGAAGGTGCTGGTGCTGACCACGTTCGATCTGGACGAGTACGTGGTGGAGGCGCTGCGCGCCGGTGCGAGCGGTTTTCTTCTGAAGGACGCGCCCGCCAATGAACTGGTGCAGGCCATCCGGGTGGTGGCGGGGGGTGAGGCGATGCTGGCGCCGAGCATCACGCGCCGGCTGCTGGACAAGTACGCCACGCATCTGCCCTCCGGTGACGAGCCGGTGCCGGACACGCTGAACACCCTCACCGACCGTGAGGTGGAGGTGCTGAAGCTGGTGGCGCGCGGCCTGTCGAACGCGGAGATCGCGGCCGATCTGTTCGTCAGCGAGACGACGGTGAAGACGCATGTGGGGCATGTGCTGACCAAGCTGGGCCTCAGGGACCGCGTGCAGGCGGCGGTGTACGCGTACGAGAGCGGTCTGGTGCGCCCCGGCGCCCAGTGAGCGGACGGTGTCCGGTACGACGCGAAGGGCGCCCCTCCCGGCATGGGGAGGGGCGCCCTTCGCGTCGACAGGGTCAATGGGTGTCAGCTCTTGCTGAGTTCCCAGAACCGGAACACCGTGGAGGCGTCCAGGCAGTACTCCAGGCCGTAGACGCCGTCGCGGGCGACGGCGTACTGCTTGGCCTGCCAGACCGGCAGGACGGGTAGTTCGGTGGCGACGATGTTCTGCAGCCGGCCGAAGTTCTGGTCGGTGGCGCCGCGGTCGCTCTGTGCGGCCGTGCTGGGGATGAGCGAGCCGGTGATGGTGCTGTTGCTGTAGTTGTTGTCCAGCACGTTGCCCTTGCCGAAGAAGGGCGCGGTGAAGTTGTCGGCGTCCGGGTAGTCCGGCACCCAGCCCTTGACGTAGACGCCGTACTTGTCGGCGGTGATGTCCTTCTCGTACTGGTCGAAGGCGACGGACTTGACGTCGGCGTCGAACAGGCCGCTGGCGTTGAGCTGGCCGGCGATGGCCTTCAGCTCTTCGTCGGTGGCGGGGCCGTAGCGCGACGGCGTGGACCACAGGGTGAGCTTGACCTTGCCGGTGATGCCGTCGGCGTGCAGCGCGGCGGCGGCCTTGGCCTGGGAGGGGCGGGCGCCGTAGGTGTCGAAGAAGGCGGTGTTGTGGCCGACGATGCCCGCCGGGATGATCGAGTACAGCGGGGTGGCGGTGCCCTGGTAGACGTTCTTGATGAGGGCGTCGCGGTCGATGAGGTAGGCCATCGCCTTGCGGACGCCCACCTTTCCGGCGACCGGGTCCTTCATGTTGAAGACCAGGTGCTGGACTTCGGCGCTGGTGCCCTCGATGACGTCGACGCCCTTGCTGCCGCCCTGCTTGTCGAGGCCGGCGATGTCGGAGGCGGACAGGCCTCGGTAGGCGATGTCGACCTTGCCGTCGAGGAGTGCCTGCTTCAGGGCGGTGCGGTCGCCGTGGAAGAACTTCAGGGTGACGCCGGAGTTCTTGACCTTGGCGGTGCCCTTGTAGTTGCCGTTGACGGAGAAGACCGCTTTGTCCTTGTCGAAGGAGTCCAGCTTGTAGGGGCCGGAGCCGACGGCCTGGTGGTCGGTGCGCAGTCCGTTCGCGTCGTACTGACTGTGGTCCACGATGGAACCGGCACCGGAGGCGATCTTGCTGGGGAAGGTGGCGTCGGAGGACTTCAGGTGGAAGACCACCGTCTTCGCGTCGGGTGTGCCGATGCTGCCGAGCATCGGGAACATGACCGCGGGTCCGGCCGAGTCGTTGATCTTCAGCATGCGGTCGAAGGAGAACTTCACGTCCTTCGAGGTGAGGTCGTCACCATTGCTGAATTTCAGGCCGTCCTTCAGCTCGCACTTGTAGACGGTGGCCCGGGAGTCGGTGAAGGAGCACTCCTTGGCCAGTTCGGGCTGGGGTTCGGTCGCGCCCTTGGGGAAGCTGAGCAGCGACTGGAAGACGTTGTCGAACAACAGCCAGGAGCCGGGGTCGTAGCCGGAGGCCGGGTCCGTGGCGAGGACGTCGTCGGACATCCCCATCACCACGGAGGAGCCGGTCCCCCCGGAATCACCGCTCCCCGAGCCGCAGCCGGTCAACAGGCCGGAGGCCAGTCCCGCCACGACGGGCAGGACTGGCCACTGGTTGCGCAGGTTCACTCGCATGTGCCTTATTCGTCGGTTCGTCACCCCGGGGCCCCGTCCTGGCCCCGGGTCTCCGGGGCAGCCGTCCCTGGCCCCCGGACGAGAGCCGTCAGCCGCTCACACCGCGGCCGAGCTCCCACAGCTGAAGCGTCGAGGAGGAGTTGAGGGCGTACGCGACACCCGTGATGTCGCTCCGCGCGGCGACGTACTGCTTGCCCTGCCACAGCGGCAGGATCGGGACGTCGTCGGCGACGGTGTCCTGGATCGCGGTGAGGCTCTTGGCGGCGGCAAGCCGGTCGGCCTCGCGGCGGGAGTCCGGGATCAGCGTGTTCTGGATGGTGGCGTTGGAGTACGGCGAGCCGAGGAAGTTGCCCTTGTCGAGGAACGGCGCGAGGAAGTTGTCGGCGTCGGGGAAGTCGGGGAACCAGCCCATGCCGTAGACGTCGTACTGCCCCTTCTTCTCGGCGGGCCGGAAGGTTTCCCAGGTGTGGCCCTGGATCGACGCGTCGAACAGTCCGCTGTCGTTGAGCTGCTGCTGCAGGACCTCGAACTCCTTCTTCTCCGCGGAGCCGTAGTGGTCGGTCGTGTAGTGCAGGGTCAGCTTCACCGGGGTGGTGATGCCGGCCTTGGCGAGCAGGCTCTTGGCCTTGTCGGCACTTGGGTTGCCGTACTTGTTGAAGAACGAGTTGGAGTGGCCGGTGACGGTGGCCGGGACCAGCGAGTACAGCGGCTCGGCCTGGGTGCCGTAGACCTTGCCGACCAGTGCCGCGCGGTCGATGAGCTGGGCCATGGCCTGGCGTACGGCCTTGGACTTCACACTGGGCGCGTTGGTGTTGAAGGCCAGGTAGCGGATTTCCAGGCCCGGCATGTCGACCAGGTCGACCTTGTTGCCGCCGCCGGCGTCCAGCTTCTGGATCTGCTCGGGCGACATGGTGCGGGTCATGACGTCGATGTCACCCTTGTCGATCGCGGCGCCCATGGCGTCGGCGTCGGAGAAGGAGCGCAGCTCGACCTTGCCGTTGTTCACCTTCACATAGCCCTTGTAGTTGGGGTTCTTGGTGAAGGTGGCGGTGGTGATCGCGTTGCCGTCGGTATCCGCGTGGAAGGTGTACGGGCCGGAGCCGTCGACCTCGAAGCCGTCGCGCAGCTTGTCCTTCGGGTAGTCCTTCGGGTTGATGATGCCCGCGACCGGCGTGGACAGCTTGTACGGGAAAGTGGCGTCGGCCGTCTTGAGGTGGAAGATGACCTCGCGGTCGCCCTGCGTCTCGATGGTGTCGATGGTGTTGAGCAGGGAGGCGACGCCACTGTCGGCCTTGATGCGCAGGGCGCGCTCGATGGAGTACTTGACGTCCTGGGCGGTGACCTGGTCGCCGCTGGCGAACTTGAGGCCGTCGCGGAGCTTGCAGGCGTAGCGCTCGCTGCCGCTGTCGGTGAAGGAGCAGCTCTCGGCCGCGTCCGGGACGGGGTCGCCCTCGCCCTTGGGCTGGGCCATCAGGGTCTGCACGCTCTGGCGCAGGATGTTCCAGGTGCCGACGTCGTAGGCGTAGGCCGGGTCGAGGGGCGCCGGGGCGTCGTTGGTGGTGGTGAACCGGTCCGTGGTGCCGACGACGATGGCGTCGCCGCTCTTGCTCCCGCTGCTGGATCCGCCGCATGCGGCGAGAACCGGGGTGAGCAGGCCGGCTACCGCCGGCAGCACCAAAGTCTTGCGGTTCATGCGGGGGTTTCTCCAGAGCTGTTCGGGTCCGTGTATCCGGCATGCATGGGTGGTGCGGCGGACCACGGGGGTAGCGGCGATGTTCTCGCGACGAGATTAGTCGGCGCCCGCAGGAGGGTTCACGGTCGCGTGAGTTGACCCGCCATCACGCAGGGGAACCGGGTGCGGACACACCGAAAACCCGACAGCGGCAGGATTAGTGCAGCTTCCCATCAATCGGGACACAAAGACCCGTCGGCCGGGCTTGAACAGGGGCGTTCAGCACACTTGCCCCTGACTGTCGAGGGCCCTCAAAGTGGCGAACGTCACACTTCCAACTGTGCGGTGAGTCAGTGGAATTCGGCCGGACGGCCCGGGCTGGAATTCCCCGCGGGTGGTACTTCCCCGGAAATGTGTCCAGCGGGCCTATGGACTTTTCACGCTGGGTGAACGACTAGGGCATTTCCGTCATCAGGCCACGCAGAAATGCCAGGTCGACCTCTTCCAGAGAGGTGACCACGGTGCGTCCCCCGGACGAGGTGATGGGGGCGACGGAGGGTACGGCGACCACGCGGCAGCCCGCGGCCTCGGCGGCGGCGACTCCGGTCGCCGTGTCCTCGACCACCGCACACCGGTCGGGCTGTGCGCCGAGCCCGGCGGCGGCGAGCAGATAGGGGTCGGGGAAGGGCTTGGTGCGCGAGACCTCGTCGCCCGCGATGGACAGGGCGAAGTGATGCGGGCCGAGCACCTTCAGCACCCGGTCGATGATGCGCCGATGGGAGGCCGAGACGAGGGCCGTCGGGATGGCGTGCTCGTGGAGTTCGGCGAGCAGGCGGGCGGCACCGGGCATCAGCGGCAGGGCATGGTCGATACGGTCCTCGAAGCCGTCGTTGAGCAGCTCGGTGAGCTCGGTGAGCGGGATGTCGGCGCCGGTGGCCTCGATGAGGAAGCCGGCGCTGCGGGTCATGGGTCCGCCGACCACGACATGCCGCCAGGATTCGTCCAGGGTGTGGCCGAGGCGGGCGAAGATCTCGACCTCGACGTCCCACCAGAAGCCCTCGGTGTCCACCAGGGTGCCGTCCATGTCGAGAAGCACCGCCTGCAGGGCGGAGCCTTCGGCCGTACGGGTTCCGAGCGCGGGGACCGTACTGGTCATCCGGGCGCACCTCCTTGAGGGACGATCAGGCCGGTTCCCGGACAGGGAACCGGCCTGCAGTGGACCGACCAGTGTACGACTCCGGCGCCCGAAGCGCCTCGTTTATCACTCGCGCACGGGGGTATCCCTGAAAACACCCCGGCACAGGTCAGAGGGCCGGCGGCGTGCCCGCCGACGGCCGCTCAGCCCCGGAGGGCTCACCTGGCGTTGAAATACTTCGCCTCCGGGTGGTGGATCACGATCGCGTCCGTGGACTGCTCGGGGTGCAGCTGGAACTCCTCGGAGAGGTGGACACCGATGCGTTCGGGCTGGAGCAGGTCGGCGATCTTGGCGCGGTCCTCCAGGTTCGGGCAGGCGCCGTAGCCGAGGGAGAAGCGGGCGCCCCGGTACTTCAGGGCGAACATGTCCTCGATGTCGGCCGGGTCCTCGCCGGCGAAGCCCAGCTCCATGCGCACGCGCGCGTGCCAGTACTCGGCGAGTGCCTCGGCCAACTGGACGGACAGGCCGTGCAGTTCGAGGTAGTCGCGGTAGGAGTTGGCCGCGAAGAGCTTGGCGGTCTCCTCGCCGATCCGGGAGCCGACGGTGACGACCTGGAGTCCGACGACGTCGGTCTCGCCGGACTCCTCCGGGCGGAAGAAGTCGGCCAGGCACAGCCGGCGGCCACGGCGCTGGCGCGGGAAGGTGAACCGGGTGCGCTCGTTGCCCTGCTCGTCCAGAATGATCAGGTCGTCGTCCTTGGAGACGCAGGGGAAGTAGCCGTAGACGACGGCCGCTTCGAGCAGGTTCTCCGTCTGGAGCCGGTCCAGAAGGCCGCGCAGCCGGGGCCGGCCCTCGCTCTCCGCCAGTTCCTCGTACGACGGTCCCTCGCCGGTGCGGGCCTGCTTCAGCCCCCACTGGCCCTTGAACAGCGCGCCCTCGTCGAGCCAGCTCGCGTACTCCTTGAGCGGGATGCCCTTGACGATCCGGGTGTCCCAGAACGGCGGGGCCGGCACCGGGTTGTCGGTGGCGACGTCGGAGCGGATGTGCCCCTCCTCCGGGCGCTCCTCGACCTCGACGGCGGCGGTGGCGCGGACGCGTCGTTGTTTCAGGTCGGGCAGCTTGGCGCCGGGCACGCCGCGCTTGACGCCGATGAGGGCGTCCATCAGGTGCAGGCCCTCGAAGGCGTCGCGGGCGTAGCGGACCTCGCCCTCGTAGATCTCGTGCAGGTCCTGCTCGACGTAGGCGCGGGTGAGGGCGGCGCCGCCGAGGATCACCGGGAAGCGGGCGGCCAGGCCGCGCTGGTTCAGCTCCTCCAGGTTCTCCTTCATGATCACCGTGGACTTCACCAGCAGCCCGGACATGCCGATGACGTCGGCCCGGTGCTCCTCGGCGGCATCCAGGATCGCGGAGACCGGCTGCTTGATGCCCAGGTTGACGACGTTGTAGCCGTTGTTGGACAGGATGATGTCGACGAGGTTCTTGCCGATGTCGTGCACATCGCCGCGCACGGTCGCCAGCACGATCGTGCCCTTGCCCTCGGAATCCGACTTCTCCATGTGCGGCTCGAGATGGGCGACGGCGGCCTTCATGACCTCGGCGGACTGCAGGACGAACGGCAGCTGCATCTGCCCGGAGCCGAACAGCTCGCCGACGACCTTCATGCCGTCCAGCAGGGTCTCGTTGACGATGTCGAGCGCCGGGCGGTCCTCGAGAGCGGCGTCCAGGTCGGCCTCCAGGCCGTTCTTCTCACCGTCGATGATCCGCCGCTTCAGACGCTCCTCCAGCGGCAGCGCGGCCAGCTCCTCGGCCTTGCCGGCCTTCAGCGACTTCGCCGTCGCCCCCTCGAAGAGCTGCATCAGCTTCTGGAGCGGGTCGTACCCCTCGGCGCGCCGGTCGTAGATCAGGTCCAGGGCCGTGGTGACCTGCTCCTCGTCGAAACGGGCGATCGGCAGGATCTTGGAGGCGTGCACGATCGCCGAGTCCAGACCGGCCTTGACGCATTCGTCGAGGAAGACGGAGTTCAGCAGGATACGGGCGGCCGGGTTCAGACCGAAGGAGATGTTCGACAGGCCGAGGGTGGTCTGCACGGCCGGGTGGCGGCGCTTGAGCTCGCGGATCGCCTCGATCGTCGCGATGCCGTCCCTGCGGGACTCCTCCTGACCGGTGCAGATGGTGAAGGTCAGGGTGTCGATGAGGATGTCGTCCTCGCGGATGCCCCAGTTCCCGGTCAGGTCGCCGATCAGCCGTTCGGCGATCTCGACCTTCTTCTCGGGGGTACGGGCCTGGCCCTCCTCGTCGATGGTGAGCGCGATCAGCGCGGCGCCGTGCTCCCCCGCGAGCTTCGTCACGCGCGCGAACCGCGACTCCGGGCCGTCGCCGTCCTCGTAGTTCACGGAGTTGATCACCGCGCGGCCGCCGAGCTTCTCCAGGCCGGCCTGGATGACATCGACCTCGGTGGAGTCCAGCACGATCGGCAAAGTGGACGCGGTGGCGAAACGGCCGGCGAGTTCCTCCATGTCGGCGACCCCGTCGCGGCCGACGTAGTCCACACACAGGTCGAGCATGTGCGCGCCCTCACGGATCTGCTCGCGCGCCATCTCCACACAGTCGTCCCAGCGGGCCTCGAGCATGGCCTCGCGGAACTTCTTGGAGCCGTTGGCGTTCGTACGCTCACCGATGGCCAGATAGGAGGTGTCCTGGCGGAACGGCACCGTCTGGTAGAGGGAGGCGGCACCGGGCTCGGGGCGCGGATCGCGCTCGGCCGGGGTGAGGCCCCGGACACGCTCGACGACCTGACGCAGGTGCTCGGGCGTCGTACCGCAGCAGCCGCCGACGAGCGACAGGCCGTACTCCCGGACGAAGGTCTCCTGCGCGTCGGCCAGCTCGGGTGCGGTCAGCGGGTAGTGGGCGCCGTCCTTGCCGAGGACGGGCAGGCCCGCGTTGGGCATGCAGGACAGCGGGATACGGGCGTTGCGGGCGAGGTAGCGCAGGTGCTCGCTCATCTCGGCCGGGCCGGTGGCGCAGTTCAGGCCGATCATGTCGATGCCGAGCGGTTCCAGCGCGGTCAGCGCGGCGCCGATCTCGGAGCCGAGCAGCATGGTGCCGGTGGTCTCGACGGTCACCGACACGATGAGCGGCAGGTCCAGGCCGAGGGCTTCGAGGCCGCGGCGGGCGCCGAGGACGGCCGCCTTGGTCTGCAGCAGGTCCTGGGTGGTCTCCACCAGCAGCGCGTCGGCGCCGCCGGCGACCAGGCCCTCGGCGTTGCGCTGGTAGGCGTCGCGCAGGGTGGTGTAGGGGGCGTGGCCGAGGGTGGGCAGCTTGGTGCCGGGGCCCATGGAGCCGAGGACCCAGCGGGGGCGGCCGTCCTGGGCCGTGAACGCGTCGGCGGCCTCGCGG
The genomic region above belongs to Streptomyces sp. CG1 and contains:
- the metH gene encoding methionine synthase, with the translated sequence MASLPPSPSADSRTRASALREALATRVVVADGAMGTMLQAQEPTLEDFQQLEGCNEILNLTRPDIVRSVHEAYFSVGVDCVETNTFGANHSALGEYDIPERVHELSEAGARVAREAADAFTAQDGRPRWVLGSMGPGTKLPTLGHAPYTTLRDAYQRNAEGLVAGGADALLVETTQDLLQTKAAVLGARRGLEALGLDLPLIVSVTVETTGTMLLGSEIGAALTALEPLGIDMIGLNCATGPAEMSEHLRYLARNARIPLSCMPNAGLPVLGKDGAHYPLTAPELADAQETFVREYGLSLVGGCCGTTPEHLRQVVERVRGLTPAERDPRPEPGAASLYQTVPFRQDTSYLAIGERTNANGSKKFREAMLEARWDDCVEMAREQIREGAHMLDLCVDYVGRDGVADMEELAGRFATASTLPIVLDSTEVDVIQAGLEKLGGRAVINSVNYEDGDGPESRFARVTKLAGEHGAALIALTIDEEGQARTPEKKVEIAERLIGDLTGNWGIREDDILIDTLTFTICTGQEESRRDGIATIEAIRELKRRHPAVQTTLGLSNISFGLNPAARILLNSVFLDECVKAGLDSAIVHASKILPIARFDEEQVTTALDLIYDRRAEGYDPLQKLMQLFEGATAKSLKAGKAEELAALPLEERLKRRIIDGEKNGLEADLDAALEDRPALDIVNETLLDGMKVVGELFGSGQMQLPFVLQSAEVMKAAVAHLEPHMEKSDSEGKGTIVLATVRGDVHDIGKNLVDIILSNNGYNVVNLGIKQPVSAILDAAEEHRADVIGMSGLLVKSTVIMKENLEELNQRGLAARFPVILGGAALTRAYVEQDLHEIYEGEVRYARDAFEGLHLMDALIGVKRGVPGAKLPDLKQRRVRATAAVEVEERPEEGHIRSDVATDNPVPAPPFWDTRIVKGIPLKEYASWLDEGALFKGQWGLKQARTGEGPSYEELAESEGRPRLRGLLDRLQTENLLEAAVVYGYFPCVSKDDDLIILDEQGNERTRFTFPRQRRGRRLCLADFFRPEESGETDVVGLQVVTVGSRIGEETAKLFAANSYRDYLELHGLSVQLAEALAEYWHARVRMELGFAGEDPADIEDMFALKYRGARFSLGYGACPNLEDRAKIADLLQPERIGVHLSEEFQLHPEQSTDAIVIHHPEAKYFNAR